The Lysobacter sp. genome includes a window with the following:
- a CDS encoding polyisoprenoid-binding protein, with protein MNFATVSVSLCACALAAATSLTAHAADIDPQYTQIGFTLKTRWGQVLRGRFPRYSGSIESLDDGHERVRLRLSSKDVEIVGHPSYTGMTRGRGFFEADRFPEVEFVSEPYAPALVADGGKLAGQLTIRDVTRRETFTIQPSACARPAVDCDVVASGSVRRADYGVDRWVLAVSDSVRFTLRLRVREDAE; from the coding sequence GTGAATTTCGCGACAGTCTCCGTTTCCCTGTGCGCCTGTGCGTTGGCTGCGGCCACCAGCCTTACCGCACACGCCGCCGACATCGATCCGCAGTACACCCAGATCGGCTTCACCCTGAAAACGCGCTGGGGCCAGGTGCTTCGGGGGCGGTTCCCGCGTTACAGCGGCAGTATCGAATCCCTGGATGACGGCCACGAACGGGTGCGGCTGCGGTTGTCGTCGAAGGATGTCGAGATCGTCGGTCATCCCAGCTACACCGGCATGACCCGTGGCCGCGGGTTCTTCGAGGCCGACCGGTTTCCCGAGGTCGAGTTCGTATCGGAACCGTATGCGCCCGCGCTGGTCGCCGATGGCGGCAAGCTCGCCGGCCAGTTGACCATCCGCGACGTGACCCGGCGCGAGACCTTCACGATCCAGCCCAGTGCCTGCGCGCGCCCCGCCGTCGACTGCGATGTGGTCGCCAGCGGCAGCGTGCGCCGTGCCGATTACGGCGTCGACCGATGGGTGCTGGCGGTCTCCGACAGCGTGCGTTTCACATTGCGACTGCGCGTGCGCGAGGACGCCGAATGA